The genomic segment CCAAAGTGACGGAAAGCCAATGTCAGCAAATTCGTCAGACTGCTTAATTATAGATGGAACTTTAACGGCGATTTTGATAACTGGACGTTCCTCTGTCTTGAAAAGATTCACGGGCGCTTTCTGCTGAGTCGCGATCGACGCCAGGGTCGGCGTTATCGCTTGACGAATTTGTGATTGGATAACATTCGAAAAATCGAGATTTTGTCCAGAAGATGACATCGACATACCCATTCCAAATACGAATGGAAAAACCAGAATTTTTAAGCAGGAAATAAGGTATTTAATCAATAGTTTTTATCGGATAATTCCGCGCTGGCTGTTTTTAATAAAACGGATAATATTCAATAATTCGGGAGATGGTCCGGTCGTCTCTTCGAGATTCTTCACTGCATCTGAAATGTTAAATTTGGAATTGTAAATTACCGAATAAGCCTGTTTGATTGTTTGAATCGCTTCAGATGAAAATCCGCGTCTCTTTAATCCCACTAAATTTAGTCCTTCGTAAATAAGCGGTTCTCTTCCGGCAGTGACATACGGAGGAACATCTTTCGTCACTTTACTACAACTGGCAATGATTGAATGTTGTCCAATTCTGATAAACTGATGAATGCCGCTCAATCCGCCGACGATTACCCAATCTTCGATCTGCACATGACCACCCAACGCAACCGAATTTGTTAAAATCACGCGATCGCCAACGATACAGTCATGCGCCACATGTGCGTTTGCCATGATCAAACAATCCGAGCCGACTACAGTCTTCATTGCGTAAGTCGTTCCTCGGTTGATCGTTGCAAATTCTCGTATAGTCGTCCTATCTCCGATCTCAACAGTCGTAATTTCGCCCTCGAACTTGAGATCTTGCGGAATTTCACCGAGAACTGCGTGATGATAAACCCTACATGATTTTCCCAAAGATGTTCCCGGCAGGATGATTACGCCAGCGCCGATGTAGCATCCGTCAGATATTTTCACATTTTCATGAATCCACGAAAACGGACCGATTGTTACATCTTCGCCAATCTCCGCTTTGGGATGAACAATCGCTGAAGAATCGATATTCGTCATAGATTATTTGTCGGTTATCGTCGCCATAATAGTCGCTTCTGCGACAACATCATTACCTACATAGGCCGCCGCCCTGAATTTACAAGTCGATAGCCGAAATTGCGTTAGTTTGATTTCCAATCGCAGTTGATCACCTGGAATAACCGGCTTGCGGATGCGAGCATCATCCACTCCTGACAGAACGACTAATTTATTTTCGGCATTTTCCATCGTTTTCAACATAAGGAGTCCACCAGCCTGAGCCATTGATTCAATAACTAATACGCCAGGCATAATCTTTTGCTCTGGAAAATGTCCCTGAAAAAATGGTTCGTTGACACTGACATTCTTTATTGCAGTGACCGTTTCTCCCGGAATTATATCGATGATTTTATCAACAAGTAAAAATGGATAGCGATGTGGAAGCAACTTTAAGATTCCGCTAATATCGAAGAGTGCGCCGTCTGTCTGCTTGGATTGGTATTTTTGGCGAATGATGACTTTTTCGTATTCCTGACGGATTTTTTTCATCAGATTGACATTATGAGCGTGTCCGCTACGCGCCGCAATGACATGAGCGTGAACCGGAATCCCGAGAAGCGCAAAATCGCCGACCAAATCAAGAATTTTGTGGCGAACCGCTTCGTTGTAATAGCGAAGTTGAACACCATTCAGGGTACCTTTTTGACCTGCAACAAGTTCAGAAGATAAGTTAAACATCTTTTTCAGACGGTCGATCTCATCCTGCGAAATATCACGATCAATGAAAACGACGGCGTTGTTGGCATTTCCCCCCTTGATCAATCCGCGATTCTTAAGCCCTTCCACTTCGCTCAGCAAGCAGAATGTTCGCGCGTAAGCATAATCTGACTCAAACTCTTCAGCTAAGTTGTAGGTCGCTGAATATTGTGTACCGATTGAACTTATCGGATAATCGATCAAAAATGTGATTTGGAAACTATCGGCTGGCAGAACGTGAATATCAACGTTATTTTTAGGATCCGTGTAAGTAATGATCTTATCGATAACCAAAATCGGTTGAATGGCTTCCTGCTCAACAATTTCCGCTCGTTTGAGCGCACGGACAAAATCGATAGCGCTTCCGTCGCAGACCGGCGGTTCAATGTTATCTAACTCAATGTAAACATTATCAATTTCGAGACCTGCGAGCGCAGATAAAACATGTTCGATTGTATGAATTACCGCACCATTCTGGGCAATTGTTGTTCCACGGGAAATATCGACTACATGATTAATGTCGGCGATAATTTCGGGACAATTTTCGATGTCCGTTCGGATAAATCGATATCCATTATTCTCGGGAGCTGGTTTAAAAGTGACGGTGCTTTTAACGCCCGTGTGAAGTCCAATTCCTGACACTGAAACTGGACTTTTAATCGTTCTTTGATTCCTAGGCATTTTTATTCCTGTTAATTTCTTGACTCGCTTTTAGTTCCAACTGTTTGATCTTTTCCTTGATGTCGGGAATAGATCGGATATTTGCCATTTCTCGCCAGACCTTTCCTTTTTCCTGAGCAGGCGAACCGATGACAACGGCGCCTGTCGGAATATCCTTGGAAACTCCAGCCTGAGCCGCGATAATAGCGCCAGCGCCGATATGCAGGTGACCGGCGATTCCAACCTGACCGGCAATGGTAACGTCGTCTTCGATTATCGTGCTTCCCGCGACTCCGGATTGACCGGCGAGAAAACAATATTCGCCAATTTTTACATTGTGGGCGATCTGAACAAGATTATCGATTTTCGTGCCTTTACCAATCACGGTGTCGCCAAGCGTTCCGCGGTCCACTGTCGTATTCGCGCCGATTTCCACATCGTCACAAATGATAACACCGCCCGCCTGTGGAATTTTCTCGATGCTATTTTCGACGCGAACGAATCCAAATCCATCGCTTCCAACAACAGCGCCCGAATGTATAATAACGCGCTTTCCAATGCGGCAACGATGATAAACCGAAACGTTCGGATAGATAAGCGTATCGTCTCCAATTTGCGTTTCTCTACCGATCACGGAATTCGATAGAATATAAACTCGCTCACCGATAACACATTTATCAGCAATGACGACATGCGCTCCAATATGAACATTCTTTCCCAAAACAGCATCCGGTGCTATTATGGCTGTCGGAGCGATCCCCGGAGCAGACTTCGACGCTTCTGGACGAAAAATAGCCAGAGCGCGGGAGTAGGCAAAGTTCACGTTCGGAACGCGGATGAGATTAGGATAAGGCTCCTTGAAATTCTCTTCGACTAAAATCGCCGTTGCGCGGGTAGTCGCCAAAAACTTGACATACTTCGGATTGCCGAGAAATGACAATTCGCCGGGTCCGGCATGTTGAATCTCAGCCAGATCACGAACAAGGAGACTGCCGTCTCCATCCACTTTTCCACCGACCAATTCGGCGATTTTCTGAAGAGACAATTCCACGGTTATACCGTTGGTTATTTCGTTCTTTTTAGCTCGTAAATAACTTTATCGGTCATGTCGTGTGCCGGATCAGCGTACAAAATATTCCCGGCTACTGTATCGAAAATGTAGTCGTATTTATTGTCCCTTCCGACTTTCTGGATGACGGTTTTGACTTTTTCCAGAACAGGACCGACGAGTTCCGCCTGCTTTTTATAGATTTCGCCGTCCGGACCAAGTTTTTCAACCTGAAATCTCTGGATATTTTGCTGAAGTTGCGTAATCTCAGACTCTTTAGTTGTCCGACGAGCTTCACTCATGATCATCTTTTGGCGGTCATAATCTTTCGTCAAACTATCCAGTTTACCGAGCATACCTTTATACTGATCTTCGAGTTTCTTGGCCTCGATGTCTAATTTGCTCTGTGCTTCTTTCGCTTCATCATACTCCGAAAGAATCCGGTCTGAATTGACATAAGCGACTTTGATTTGAGCGCTCGCGACTCCAACCATTCCCAGAACCATTAAAATTGCTAAAAACAAAACAACAACTTTCTTCACTGATAACCTCCCATTGATTAAAATTGAGACCCAAAAATAAAATGCGTTTTCCATCCCTGCGGTTTTCCGTAGCCGGTTTGTCCTTCGGGATCGATATCGTCAAATCCATAGCCAAAATCAACGCCGAGCATTCCCATCATCGGCATAAAAAAGCGCACGCCGATACCGGCGGACCGTTTGACATCGAACGGATCGGTAGATTTTAAAGTCTTCCATGTATTCCCAGCTTCGGCAAATAGCAAACCATAAATCGTCGGATTGTTTGAAACCGGGAATCGATATTCGAGCGTGTATTTCAGGAGCGATTCGCCGCCGTACGGCAAAGAGGTGCCGGAGTAAACGTTCGTAGGTCCGACTTGATTATCATCATAACCGCGAAGCGCTACACCATAAATCATTCCACTACCCCCCATGATGAACCGCTCGTCGGGCGGAATGAGGCTATTAGACTTAAGCTTTTTGATAACACCAAATTCAACATGGTTAAATAAAACAAATTTCCAGAACGTGGGCAAGTAATATTCCAGCGTAAAATTATGTTTATGAAAATGTTCAGTGCCGCCAAGAAAACCACCCGACAACATGCTCGACCATTCAAATACGGAACCTTGTGTCGGAAATTCTGGCGCATTTCGGCTGTCTCTTGAAATAATTTGTGTTAGTGTTACGCCTTTCGTTTTGTCATGGCCGAGCAAGACGCTTTCCAAATAGTCTGGATCGCAGTTCTTGTAGCTTTTTGTGGCGACGCCCAACATCCATGTGCCGCGAAAATAGTTATCGGGAAAGCGGAAACGACGGCTCCAGCGTATTGAACCACCAATTTGACTCAGGTCGAATGGATAGTAGTAATAACCGTTTTGGCCACGCTCGGAATAGATAAAACTTGCCCCGACTAAATTGGGCGTGTCGAAAATCCACGGATCGCTGTAACTGATGGAAAAAGATTTATATGGATTGGTTGCGGCGCCGGTAAGTGTGTAGCCGGCTCCACGTTGATAACTGACCGAAACCTGCTGTCCTCTACCGCGGAAATTATTAAATTCCACGCCGCCGCCACCGATAAGTCCGTACATCTGGCTAATACTGAACGACAAATTCGCTCTGCCCGACGACTTTTCTTCGACCGTGATCTCGACATCGACTTTTTTATCATCAATGGGAAGAACATCGGGAGTCACATTCGCAAAATAATTTAAAATAAATATTTCACGTTGACTGCGCATCAACGCCTCGCGGCTAAAAATATCGCCGGGAAACATTTTCAGTTCGCGGCGAATGACATTTTCATGTGTTTTAGAGTTGCCAATAATGTTAATCTGATTGACGACGACTTGATGGTTTTCTGTAATTTCACAATTCAGATCGATTTCATTTTTGCTGACTGGAATTTCAAGTGGACTTATTTGGAAAAACAGGTATCCCTGATCCATGTAAACGGCATTTACCCGTTCATAAATCCCTTTTTGAAGTTTTTCGGCATCGTACCAATCGCCCGCTTTGATATTCAGAATCGTTTTCAGGTCATCACTCGAATAAAGCACATTGCCATTAAATGTAATATTCCGATATTTGTACCGTTCGCCCTCTTCGATGCCGATTTCAAAAAATATGTGTTTCTTATTTTCGCTATACGTAATTGTATCATATTCAATTTCAATATCGCGGTACCCATTATTCCGGTAAAATTCGATCAGTTTCTCTTTGTCATCGGTGTATTTCTCTTCATCAAATTCGCCAACCCGGAATAAAAATAAATTCCTTGGTTTGGTATCCTTCAATACTCGGCGTAAGCGTCTGTCCGAGAACCACTTGTTTCCATCAAAAACAATATCTTTGATGCGGACTTTCTTCCCTTCATTGATTTCAAAAGTCAGGTTTCGTGTATTTTCATTCTCTCCGTCATTAATTTTTTGTTTGACATCGACGAGTAAATAGCCTTCTTTCTCATAAAGTTTTTTAATTTTCCGAATGCTGTCCGTTATTAGATGTGGCGAAAGCACTTTGCCAGACATCATATTTAATTCTTCCTCAATCTTGGATTTTTTAATTTTTTTATTCCCTTTGATTTCAAACTTGCCGAGACGCGGATACTCTTCAACTTTGATAATAAGGAAAACGCCTTCTTCTGTCGCTTTATCGAGATAGATTTGAATATCGGAGAACAGGTTCAATTTCCACAACCGGGTAATGGCGTTTGGAATATCGTCAAAAAATATTTCTTTCCCTTCAATAATCCCGGATTGGACTTTGACGCTATTTTCCGAGATCGTCTTGACACCCTGAATGGCAACGCCATAGACTTTTATACGATTTTCGGTCTGCGCTTGCGGATAAGAAGCAAATATTGCGAGAAATAACAATAAAACTATCGTATCTATTCTTTTTATCAACTATGACCGCCTGATCTATTTTTCGTTAATTGTTCACTTGTCATTCCAAAACGTCTTTCTCTTTTCTGGTAATCGGCGATCGCGGCAAAAAGTTCCCGACTTCTAAAAGCCGGCCAAAAGACAGGTGTCACATATATTTCCGTGTACGCCAATTGCCACAACAGGAAATTACTAATGCGAAACTCGCCGCTCGTTCGGATCAATAGGTCGGGATCGGGTTTGCCAGCAGTATATAAATGATCAGAAAACAGATTATCGTCAATTTCGTCGATTTTAATTTCTCCCTGAAGAACCTTTTGGGCAATCGATCGCGTGGAATCGAGAATCTCCGCCCGACTCCCGTAACTGAGCGCTAAGTTCAGATTCAACCCTGTATTATTTTTCGTTTTTTCGACGCCAGATAGTAATCCACGGTACGGGCCTTTCGGTAAATCCTGAAGATGTCCGATGAGCGTCAGTTTTACATTATTTCGATGCAGTTCTTCGATTTCATTTTGAATCGTCTTAAGAAGCAGTTTCATTAGCGCGGAAACCTCGGACATCGGTCGCGACCAATTTTCAATAGAAAAAGTATATAGCGTAAGCACCTGTATCCCCAGTTTCCCGCATTCCCGCGTAATTTCTCTAACTGAATTGATGCCCTCGTTATGCCCGGCTACACGTGGAAGCCCTTTCTGCTTCGCCCAGCGTCCATTACCATCCATGATGATGGCGATATGTCTTGGCAACCTTCCACCTTTAACGATTCGTTCTCGCAGTTGATCTATTTCTATATCTTCTTTTTTCATATATAACGAATATAACGAAAACCAAAAAAGCTTAGGGAAATTAAATTCTATCGAATATAAAAACAATGGAAAAGAGATAATAGTTAGAGTCTAATCATTAATTCACTTGATTTTAATCAACTTTTGTTTTTTTATTCTCTTCTCAAAGATGGGAAAATATTCTCAATGAGTTTTCGGTAATTACTCGCTTTCCGCCCGTTTTTAAAAATATCATGTAAATCTTCAAACATATTTTCAATGGATTTTCCCATCCCTGGAAAACTGGCTTTAATCTAAATAAATTATCTACCAAATTTGAAAATTGCGATTGTTTTAAAAAGTTACCGAATCTATATTACCTAAGTGATAAAAATATTTTGAACTAAATTGGATTAATCACTAAAACAAAAAGTAGATTCGGAAATCGCCTAAAGTAGCCATGAACAGTAAAATTTTAATTGCAGATAACGATATAGCCACGCAACAGTCACTCGGCGAGTTTTTAAGTTCAAAAGGATACGACTGCTCGATGACAGCGGATACTAAAGAAGCGATCCACTTTGTACAGTCAGACAATTTTGACATTCTCATTGCCGATGTAAAAATGCCAAAGTGGAACGGATCTGACATTCTTGAGGAAATCCAAAAATATTCGCCGCGAACACTAACAGTCATAACCACCGATTCCGCCACGGTTGAATCCGCCATTGAGGCATTAAGAAAAGGTGCAATCGATTACCTGATCAAACCGCTTGACCTAGAAGACCTCCATCTCCGCTTGAAAAAAATCGCCAAAATTCAGCAAGTACTCCTCGAAAACCAATACCTTCGAAAAGAAGTCCACTCTATCTTCAATCAAAATATCATCATCGGAAATAGTCCAGCAATGAAAAGCGTCTATCACATGATCGATAAAGTTGCCAATTCATCTTCAAATATCCTCATAACCGGAAAAAGCGGAACTGGTAAAGAATTAGTTGCGCGATCGATCCATCAAAACAGTCCAAGAACCAATGCCCCGTTTGTTGCTATCAATTGCGGCGCTATACCGGAGACTCTTTTTGAAAGCGAACTTTTCGGGTTTAAAAAAGGCTCTTTTACCGGCGCAACAATGGACAAAGAGGGCGTTTTCCGTGCAGCAAACGGCGGCACATTATTTCTAGATGAGGTCGGTGAAATCCCAATCCACATTCAGGTAAAATTGCTCCGCGCGATCGAAGAAAAGGAAATCAAACCGATTGGTTCCGCTTCATCTGTTCACGTGGATGCTCGCGTTCTTTCTTCCACAAACCGCGATTTGCTAAAGGAAATCGAGGAAGGAAATTTCCGCGAAGATTTATACTATAGGCTAAACATCATCGAAATTCATCTCCCGCCACTCAGTGAACGCAAAGAAGATATTCCTGTGCTTGTCGAGCATTTTGTACACAAATACAACCAAGAACTGAAACGAAAAGTTCTTGGCGTTGATAACCAAACGATGAAAATCCTCATGAATTATAAGTGGAAAGGCGAAGTCAGAGAACTGGAAAATATGATCGAGCGAGCTGTCCTACTCTGCGAGACGGAATATATCTCATCCAAAGATCTTCCGCCACATGCTGTTGGTTCAGAAACAGGAACGGATTACCCCGACGATCTAAAAGCATCTGTCCACAACTTTGAGAAACAACATATCATCAATATTCTCAGTCGTGTTAATAACGATAAAAACAAATGCGCGGAAATTCTCGGAATCGGTCTTTCTTCTCTTTACCGGAAAATCGAGGAATTAGAAATAAAAATCTGATATTCGCCCGTTCTTCCGTAGCAACAAATTCTTACCTTAATTTAACGGCTGATTTTAACGAAAAATTGCCAGAAAAACGCCAGCGGCGATCGCTGATCCAATAACGCCTGCCACATTCGGTCCCATCGCATGAAACAGAAGATAATTGTCCTTGTCAAACTGGCGCGCAACAATCTGTGAAACGCGCGCAGAATCCGGTACAGCGGATACACCCGCCGAACCGATTAACGGATTTATTTTTTCCTTTAGAAACAGGTTCATGATTTTGGCAAAGAGAACACCGCTGAAAGTGGCAACCGCAAACGAAAAAAATCCAAGGAAGAAAATTTCCAGCGAGCGTGGTGTCAGAAACCCAACATTTACGCCATTGACAAACCGAACTGCCTGCGTGCTAGCTCCAACCGAAAACGCTAAAATAATCGTGCAAATATCGAGAAGTGCACTGCCCGCCGTTTTAGCCAATCGGTCAGTTACGCCACATTCTTTCAGCAAATTCCCCAGCATTAACATTCCAACGAGACTCAGCGAACCCGGCGCAATCAATGCGGAAATGACCACAACAATAATCGGGAAAAGAATTTTTTCCGTTTTGCCGACTTTTCTTGGCGGTTTCATCCGAATCCGACGTTCTGCATCGGTCGTCATCAATTTCATGATTGGCGGCTGAATGAGCGGCACCAAAGCCATGTACGAATATGCCGCAATAGCAATTGGCCCCAGCAGATGAGGTGCTAAAATTGATGAAAGAAAAATCGAAGTCGGACCGTCCGCTCCACCAATAATACCTATCGATGCGGCTTCTTTACTACTAAAACCGAGAACAAGGGCGCCAATATACGTTATAAAAATTCCGACTTGCGCCGCCGCTCCCAGTAATAATGATTTCGGATTCGATATCAACGATGAAAAATCGGTCAACGCACCAATTCCCAGAAAGATTAGCGGAGGAAATATTCCTGAAGTCACCCCCCAATAAAATAAACTGAATACACTATTCTGCGGAAATCCGTTTGCAATTGAATCATATACACCAATCGGCAAACCAGAAATTGTCGGCATATTTCCGACGATAACGCCGAATCCGATTGGCAACAACAATAACGGCTCATAATTTTTAGCAATAGCCAAAAATATCGCAATTCCGCCAATGATAATCATGAGAATGTTTCCCAATGTCAGATTCGCAAATCCGGTTGTTGAGAAAACCTTTTCAAGAATTTCCACTTAATTCCCTTCGCTATCCCAAAATGATGAGGACATCGCCTTCATTGACTGAATCGCCAGCCTTGACGAAAATTTCTTTGACGATGCCATCTTTGCTTGACTGGATTTCATTTTCCATTTTCATAGCTTCCATAATGATAACGCATTGTCCCGCACGGATATTGTCGCCTTCTTTGACATGAATTTTCTGAATCAAACCCGGCAACGGCGCTAGCACGCTTGTAGCATCCACAATAGATTTAGGTTTGTGCAATGTTGGTTCCGGAGCGCCGCCAACCGTTTTCTGAGCGGCTTCGGTTTCACCTATCATTTCAGAACGGTTCAGTTTTGGCTTGATGTCGGAGACTTGTTCGATCCCAATGTCTTTCAAGCCAACCTGATATTTTTTACCGTTGACCGTTAACACGGCTTCATACGCGTTAAATTCGCTGATGACAACCTCATATTCCTTGCCATTTATTTCCAACTGGAGTTTTTTCTCTTTCATCTTTATTTCCTTAGACCGCTTAGTCTTTGTCCAACTTTATAACCCATCTTCCATACATTCTGCTGACTACCGTGAACGAAAGTTATCTCGCTTTGAAGCGGCTCAAAGTGAATCTTCCTATAACATTCGATCGCCGTCGCAATAGCGACTAAATCGTCTTCCGGAATGTCCACAACTGGTGTAACCGAAACGAACTCATCTGCCTCTTTTTCTAAGTATTCTTTAAGCGCCCGCCTTTTTGCGGAAACTTCTACCAGTTTATTGAAGAGAAATAGAACCACCTCAATCAACACCAATCCTGAAAATACGATGAGCAATCCGGCAAAGGCGATCATTGCCCCATTTTGAATTACATTCCCGCTCATTGTTTGCTCCTATAACGGAATATTGCCATGTTTTTTCGTTGGATTATCATCGCGTTTGCTGGATAACATCTCAAGAGATTTGATCAGTTTGTATCTTGTAATTTTCGGCTCGATCACCTCATCTATATACCCTTTGGCGGCGGCAACATACGGATTGGCAAATTTATCCCGGTATTCTTCGACTTTTTTGGCAAATTTTTCTTGCGGATTTTCCGCCTCTTTTATTTCTTTGGCAAAAATGATCTCGCTGGCGCCTTGTGGGCCCATAACGGCGATCTCAGCCGAAGGCCACGCAAAACTATAGTCGCCGCGAAGTTGCTTGGAATTCATGACACAAAACGCGCCGCCATAACCCTTACGAGTGATGACTGTAATTTTAGGGACGGTCGCTTCCGCATAGGCGTAGAGCAATTTGGCGCCGTGTTTGATGATGCCGTTAAATTCCTGAATTGTACCGGGCATGAACCCGGGAACATCTTCAAAAGTAACGATCGGAATGTTAAAAGCATCGCAGAATCGGACAAATCGTGCGGCTTTATTCGACGCATTGCTGTCCAAAACGCCCGCCAATACTTTCGGCTGATTCGCTACAATGCCGACCGATTTCCCGTTCAGTCGTCCAAAACCGATTAGAATGTTCGTCGCATAAAGTTCCTGAACTTCCATAAATTCGCCTTTATCGAGAACCTTTATCAGAATATCCCGCATGTTGTAGGGCTTGTTAGGATTGTCAGGGACTACATAGTTAAGATCTTCCTCGATGCGGTCCACCGAATCATCGTTCCGATTGATCGGCGTCTCTTCCATATTATTCTGCGGTAAAAAAGTGATCAACCGGCGAATATCGGCGAACAAACTTTGCTCGTCATTATAAGTAAAATGGGTGATACCACTCTTGGTCGCATGAACGTCGGCTCCGCCCAATTCATCGGCAGACACATCTTCATGCGTAACGGTTTTGACAATTTTCGGACCGGTCAGAAACATATATGCTGAATTTCTGACCATGAAAACGAAATCGGTCAATGCCGGAGAATACGCAGCACCGCCAGCGCATGGGCCGACGATCGCGCTGATCTGCGGAATCACTCCCGAATACAACACATTTCTCAAGAATATTTCGGTATATCCGGCTAAAGAATCCACGCCCTCTTGGATTCTGGCGCCTCCGCTATCATTGATGCCTATGACGGGAGCGCCAACTTTAGCCGCCATTTCGAGAACTTTAACGACTTTCTCGCCGACAACTTTCGAAAGCGAACCGCCGAAAACCGTAAAATCGAACGAATAAACAAAAACCAATCGGCCATGAATCGTTCCATAACCCGTAACGATGCCATCGCCCATAACCTGCTTTTCTGCCATGCCAAAATCGATACATGTATGCGTTC from the Candidatus Marinimicrobia bacterium CG08_land_8_20_14_0_20_45_22 genome contains:
- a CDS encoding acetyl-CoA carboxylase biotin carboxyl carrier protein subunit (composes the biotin carboxyl carrier protein subunit of the acetyl-CoA carboxylase complex, the enzyme that catalyzes the carboxylation of acetyl-CoA to malonyl-CoA, which in turn controls the rate of fatty acid metabolism) encodes the protein MKEKKLQLEINGKEYEVVISEFNAYEAVLTVNGKKYQVGLKDIGIEQVSDIKPKLNRSEMIGETEAAQKTVGGAPEPTLHKPKSIVDATSVLAPLPGLIQKIHVKEGDNIRAGQCVIIMEAMKMENEIQSSKDGIVKEIFVKAGDSVNEGDVLIILG
- a CDS encoding methylmalonyl-CoA carboxyltransferase, with amino-acid sequence MSSERKILELKEKIEKAHLGGGEDAIKKQHQKGKLTARERIDLLLDKSSFEEIDMFRTHTCIDFGMAEKQVMGDGIVTGYGTIHGRLVFVYSFDFTVFGGSLSKVVGEKVVKVLEMAAKVGAPVIGINDSGGARIQEGVDSLAGYTEIFLRNVLYSGVIPQISAIVGPCAGGAAYSPALTDFVFMVRNSAYMFLTGPKIVKTVTHEDVSADELGGADVHATKSGITHFTYNDEQSLFADIRRLITFLPQNNMEETPINRNDDSVDRIEEDLNYVVPDNPNKPYNMRDILIKVLDKGEFMEVQELYATNILIGFGRLNGKSVGIVANQPKVLAGVLDSNASNKAARFVRFCDAFNIPIVTFEDVPGFMPGTIQEFNGIIKHGAKLLYAYAEATVPKITVITRKGYGGAFCVMNSKQLRGDYSFAWPSAEIAVMGPQGASEIIFAKEIKEAENPQEKFAKKVEEYRDKFANPYVAAAKGYIDEVIEPKITRYKLIKSLEMLSSKRDDNPTKKHGNIPL